One Anolis carolinensis isolate JA03-04 chromosome 4, rAnoCar3.1.pri, whole genome shotgun sequence DNA window includes the following coding sequences:
- the LOC100558972 gene encoding zinc finger protein 658B, whose product MGKKAYKCTECGKSFSHQTPLRIHERAHTGEKPYTCQECGKNFAQSGALNIHQRIHTGEKPYTCLECGRSFTHSGGLRSHQKIHTGEKPYTCLECGRSFAHSSVLRSHQKIHTGEKPYTCLECGRSFAHSGGLRSHQRTHSGKKLLKCLECGRSFIHSAGLLKHQRTHTGEKPYKCQDCGNTFAGYGGLQIHRRTHTGEKPFQCPECGKSFTQHTHLRIHQRIHTGEKPFKCLECGKSFTDNRSLHTHKRTHTGEKPFKCLECGKSFARSGYLRSHQRIHTGEKPYKCQDCGNTFADYGGLRSHRRTHTGEKPFQCPECGKSFTQNAQLHSHQRTHTGEKPYKCLECGKSFTESGSLRKHYRIHTGEKPYKCLECGKSFARSGTLRLHQRTHTREKPYKCQECGKTFVHRGILHSHQRTHAGKKAYECLECGKSFTHNSSLHIHQRTHTGEKPYTCLECGKSFSQLGNLHSHQKIHTGEKL is encoded by the coding sequence ATGGggaagaaagcatataaatgtactgagtgtggaaagagctttagtcaccAGACACCTCTGCGGATACATGAAAGAgctcacactggtgagaaaccctacACATGTCAGGAATGTGGGAAGAACTTCGCACAGAGTGGAGCTTTAAACATACATCAAAGaattcacactggagagaaaccctacacATGCCTAGAATGTGGAAGGAGCTTCACTCACAGTGGTGGTCTACGTTCACACCAGaaaattcacactggggagaaaccctatacatgcctggaatgtggaaggaGTTTCGCTCACAGTAGTGTTCTACGTTCACACCAGaaaattcacactggggagaaaccctatacatgcctggaatgtggaaggaGCTTCGCTCACAGTGGTGGTCTACGTTCACACCAGAGAACTCACTCTGGGAAGAAACTCTtgaaatgcttggagtgtggaaggaGCTTCATTCACAGTGCAGGTCTACTTaagcatcaaagaactcacactggggagaaaccctataaatgccaagATTGTGGAAATACCTTTGCTGGTTATGGAGGTCTACAAATTCATCGTAGAacacacactggggagaaaccctttcagTGCcctgagtgtggaaagagttttacTCAGCACACACATTTACGTATACATCAaagaattcacactggggagaaaccctttaaatgcttggagtgcggaaagagcttcactgacaATAGAAGTCTACATACGCataaaagaactcacactggggagaaaccctttaaatgcttggagtgtggaaagagctttgctcggagtggatatctacgttcacatcagagaattcacactggggagaaaccctataaatgccaagATTGTGGAAATACCTTTGCTGATTATGGAGGTCTACGTAGTCATCGTAGAacacacactggggagaaaccctttcagTGTCccgagtgtggaaagagttttacTCAGAATGCACAACTACATTCAcaccaaagaactcacactggggagaaaccctataaatgcttggagtgcggaaagagcttcactgaaaGCGGAAGTCTGCGTAAGCATTATagaatccacactggggagaaaccctataaatgcttggagtgtggaaagagctttgctcggaGTGGAAcactacgtttacatcaaagaactcacactagagagaaaccctataaatgccaggaATGTGGAAAGACCTTTGTGCACAGGGGAATTCtgcattcacatcaaagaactcacgcTGGGAAGAAAGCCTATGAGTGCCTGGAGTGTGGCAAGAGCTTCACTCACAACTCAAGTCTACATATACATCAAagaacccacactggggagaaaccctatacatgcctggagtgtggaaagagtttctcaCAGTTGGGAAATCTGCATTCACATCAGAAaattcacactggggaaaaactaTAA